The proteins below come from a single Rosa rugosa chromosome 2, drRosRugo1.1, whole genome shotgun sequence genomic window:
- the LOC133732206 gene encoding SNF1-related protein kinase regulatory subunit beta-3 produces MNNSYDEDYDEATVAGFEVLRSPDSSYNNMYPGNEDESRDPPIVPPHLQQTLLSYPASRDTAGTLPSPPNVTLNHLYIENRESPRSVVALGFTHRFRSKFVTVVLYKPVQRRGASST; encoded by the exons ATGAACAACTCATATGATGAAGATTAT GATGAAGCAACTGTTGCGGGATTTGAAGTTTTAAGATCACCTGATTCAAGTTACAACAATATGTATCCTGGGAATGAAGATGAGTCACGGGATCCACCAATTGTCCCTCCACACCTGCAACAGACCTTACTTAGTTACCCAGCAAGTAGAGACACTGCTGGAACTCTTCCTTCGCCCCCAAACGTGACCCTCAACCACCTTTACATTGAGAATCGGGAGAGCCCCCGGTCTGTGGTCGCACTTGGGTTCACTCATCGCTTTCGTTCAAAATTTGTTACAGTTGTGCTTTATAAACCAGTTCAAAGAAGGGGGGCTAGCAGCACTTAG